Part of the Kitasatospora sp. NBC_01266 genome, TCGGGGTCGCCCGCTCCGATGCCGATGACGAGGATGTGCCGCATGCCGCGAGTCTGCCAGCCGCCGCCACGCGCTGGTCGCCCAGCCCGTCCCGGTGAGGGTGCCCGCCCGCTGGTGAGCGGGGCGGCGGCTGGCAGACTGTCGGCTTCTACTGGTGATCCATTGATGATCCATGGCCAAGGGGCGGTCCGTGACGCAGCAGAGCCGGCCGTGGGCCGAGGCGCCGGTGGTGCTCGAGCGGGCGGCCCGCGTGGAGGACGGCGCGTGCCGGCACCTGCTGGTGTGGCGGGCCGGGCCCGGTTGGCGGATGCTCAGCAGCGCGGTGCTGGGCGGCGGGCTGGGGGAGCGCGCGTGGGTGGTCAACGCCCAGGTGCGGCCGGGATACAGCCGGATGGACCCGGATCGGCACCTGAGCGAACTGGCCGCCGAGCGCGCCCTGGTGGGCGAGGGCGTGGGGCTGATGACGGCCGCGTCGGTGGACGCGGTGAGCTGGGCGGTGGACGGCGGTGCCACCGCCGTGGTGACGGCCGGTATCGGGGTGCCGAGTTGGGCGGCGGCGCCCGAGCCGGTGGCGGCGTTCGTCGCGGGGACGATCAACATCCTCGCGGTGGTCCCGGCCGCAGTGTCCGACGCCGGACTGGTCAACCTGCTCGCCACCGTGACCGAGGCCAAGGTGCAGGCGCTGCTGGAGGCCGGTTACGACTGCTCCGGCACGCCCTCGGACGCGGTCTGCCTGGCGGTCCGCAGCCCCGGACCCGGTGAGCGGCCCGAGCCGTTCGGCGGGCCCAGGTCGCTCTGGGGGTCGAGGCTGGCGCGTGCCGTGCACCGGGCGGTGCTGGAGGGCGCCGAGCGTGACCGGGCGCGCCGGGCGCGGGGACCGCTGGTCCCGCACCCGGCGCCGGCGGCGAGCTGCCGTCGCGGCGATCTGCTGGTGGGGACCGCGCCGGCCGGCCGGGAGCGGTGAGCCCGCTCCCGGTGGGTGGTCAGCTGCCGTAGCGCGGCGACAGGGGGTCGCCGAGGTTGATCACGGTGTTGCGGGTCGCGGTCACCGAGGACGCGCCGTCGTCGCTCCGCGTCCAGCTGGAACTGCCGCTGTCGGCCGTGCCGTTGAGGGTGCTGATCTGGTTGCCGTCGGAGCCGGTGGCCGACGAACTCGCCCAGGCCGACCGGGAGTCCGGCGCCGTGGAGCCGGCCGGGGCCGGCTGCCCGTGCGAGGTCGGCCCCGGCGGCTACGACATCCACTCGCCCCGGGTGCCGAGCCTGGCGGAGGCCGCCGCGCACTGCGCCGCCCGGCGGCGGTCGGGCTGCCGACCTGCGCGGTTGCGGCGTGTAGGGTCCCGAGCGTGTCCAAAGTAACGCGCAATGATGTGGCCAGGCTGGCAGGTACCTCGACTGCGGTGGTCAGTTATGTCATCAACAACGGACCGCGGCCGGTCGCCCCGATGACCCGGGAACGGGTTCTCGCGGCGATAGCGGAACTCGGCTACCGGCCGAACAGCGTGGCCCAGGCCATGGCCCGGCGCCGCACCAATCTGATCGGCATCGTGGTGCCGGACGCCCGCCAGCCCTTCTTCGCCGGTCTCGCCCACGCGGTGGAGCAAGTGGCGGCGGAGAAAGGAAAGTTGCTGCTGATAGGCAACTCCGACTACGCCGATGACCGGGAGAACCACTACATCCGCGCGTTCCTCGGCATGCAGGTCGACGGCCTGATCCTGATCAGCCAGAACCCCTCCGCACAGGCCATGGCCGACATGTCCGCGATCGACAGCGGCACCCGGGTGGTGATGCTGCACCACCGGATCGAGCTGACCGACAACGTGGCGGTGGTGACCGACGACGCCGGTGGCGCCCGACTG contains:
- a CDS encoding LacI family DNA-binding transcriptional regulator — its product is MSKVTRNDVARLAGTSTAVVSYVINNGPRPVAPMTRERVLAAIAELGYRPNSVAQAMARRRTNLIGIVVPDARQPFFAGLAHAVEQVAAEKGKLLLIGNSDYADDRENHYIRAFLGMQVDGLILISQNPSAQAMADMSAIDSGTRVVMLHHRIELTDNVAVVTDDAGGARLAVSHLLGHGHHRVACFGGSNTRGPYDPVTGRVAGWSEAMAAAGLPVDGLLTEAPFDRVNAYGVARRLLGRPDRPSAVFCVTDDQAIGLLRAAAELGLRVPQDLAVVGFDDIAEATIADPPLTTVASAQGAMARAAVDLALETDPHAWESGPRVREFPVQLVVRRSCGCAPV
- a CDS encoding adenosylcobinamide amidohydrolase, which encodes MTQQSRPWAEAPVVLERAARVEDGACRHLLVWRAGPGWRMLSSAVLGGGLGERAWVVNAQVRPGYSRMDPDRHLSELAAERALVGEGVGLMTAASVDAVSWAVDGGATAVVTAGIGVPSWAAAPEPVAAFVAGTINILAVVPAAVSDAGLVNLLATVTEAKVQALLEAGYDCSGTPSDAVCLAVRSPGPGERPEPFGGPRSLWGSRLARAVHRAVLEGAERDRARRARGPLVPHPAPAASCRRGDLLVGTAPAGRER